The following are encoded together in the Lactuca sativa cultivar Salinas chromosome 1, Lsat_Salinas_v11, whole genome shotgun sequence genome:
- the LOC111919866 gene encoding feruloyl CoA ortho-hydroxylase F6H1-3: MALSHCATGELKQFVVDEGHGVKGVSELKLKTLPELFIQPVERRLDVSKVLPNELIPVIDLSNYEDPEVMKSICYAAEKWGFFQIVNHGLPLDIIDAIKDATHKFFGLSTKEKKKYLSQNTPSKNVRFLTSFNPDVDKAYEWKDHLSCFYVSDEEALQYWPTICKYQVLEYLKSSESVIKKVLEVLIKGLGIQELDETNQLFLMGSKRINLNYYPVCPNPELSIGASGHSDVSTLTVLLQDQIGGLYVKKLDSDKWVHVTPVKDSLTINIGDALQIMSNGRYKSVEHKVVANGHDNRISVPIFVNPRPSDVIGPLPEVINSVDNILYKHVLYSDYVKHFFRKSTNGKDTIDFAKK, encoded by the exons ATGGCGCTATCACATTGCGCTACAGGAGAACTTAAACAATTTGTGGTCGATGAAGGCCATGGAGTGAAAGGTGTATCAGAGCTAAAGCTCAAAACTTTACCTGAATTGTTCATTCAACCTGTTGAAAGACGACTCGATGTGAGCAAAGTGTTGCCAAATGAGTTGATCCCAGTCATCGACTTGTCAAATTATGAAGATCCAGAAGTAATGAAATCAATATGCTATGCTGCTGAGAAGTGGGGATTCTTTCAAATTGTTAACCATGGTTTGCCTCTAGATATAATCGACGCTATCAAAGATGCAACACataagtttttcgggttgtcaacGAAAGAGAAAAAGAAATACTTGTCCCAAAATACTCCTTCCAAAAATGTAAGATTCCTTACGAGTTTCAATCCCGACGTGGACAAAGCTTATGAGTGGAAAGATCACCTAAGTTGTTTCTATGTTTCCGATGAAGAAGCCTTGCAATATTGGCCCACTATTTGTAA GTATCAAGTTCTTGAATACCTAAAATCTAGTGAATCGGTTATCAAGAAAGTATTAGAAGTGCTAATTAAGGGATTGGGCATACAAGAACTTGATGAAACTAACCAACTATTTCTTATGGGTTCAAAGCGAATAAACCTAAACTACTATCCCGTATGTCCCAACCCTGAGCTCTCAATTGGTGCAAGTGGTCATTCAGATGTTTCAACGTTAACAGTGCTTCTTCAAGATCAGATCGGGGGACTTTATGTAAAAAAGCTTGATAGCGATAAGTGGGTCCATGTCACTCCTGTTAAGGATTCGTTGACCATAAACATTGGTGATGCTCTTCAAATCATGAGCAATGGTCGATATAAGAGTGTAGAACATAAAGTGGTTGCTAATGGGCATGATAACCGGATTTCAGTGCCGATCTTTGTGAACCCTAGGCCGAGTGATGTCATTGGCCCATTGCCGGAAGTGATTAATAGTGTGGACAACATTTTATACAAGCATGTTCTATACTCGGATTATGTGAAGCATTTTTTTAGGAAATCAACAAACGGGAAGGATACTATTGATTTTGCTAAGAAGTAA